The following proteins come from a genomic window of Lolium rigidum isolate FL_2022 chromosome 5, APGP_CSIRO_Lrig_0.1, whole genome shotgun sequence:
- the LOC124652795 gene encoding transcription factor bHLH130-like isoform X1, whose amino-acid sequence MYGGTLLSKDLNLPLQQQQQAVAGVRTPPQMSSPGLLRYRSAPSTLLGDVCGDFLPASTGAGAGHSPGSPDHHAADAAFTRFLAAPPRPAAAPANHFSTDTAASLASQQQQHQHQQQLMYQSQQQLAAMEGLFRTGGTDPAAGNNGLVRQSSSPAGFLNHLNMDNGYGNMLRAGMGGGGGYGNGDARLRGQLSFSSRQGSVMSQISEMASEELGGGSDGEEAGSNGAAARGYGGIPGYPTMGASPGGGGGWDEPSPSPSLSPGAMKRPRDAPAAAKNGTSRQQLKQQYSLPAGSKPTPEMAAIEKFLQFQDAVPCKIRAKRGCATHPRSIAERVRRTKISDRIRKLQELVPNMEKQTNTSDMLDLAVDYIKELQMQVKVMNEGRTSCTCSASRQKRFGS is encoded by the exons ATGTACGGCGGTACGCTGCTGTCCAAGGACCTGAACCTGCcactccagcagcagcagcaggcggtCGCCGGCGTGCGCACGCCGCCGCAGATGAGCTCGCCCGGGCTGCTGCGGTACAGGTCGGCGCCGAGCACCCTGCTCGGCGACGTGTGCGGGGACTTCCTCCCGGCCAGTACTGGCGCCGGCGCGGGGCACAGCCCAGGGAGCCCGGACCACCACGCGGCCGACGCCGCCTTCACCCGCTTCctcgccgccccgccccgccctgcCGCGGCACCGGCCAACCACTTCTCCACTGATACCGCCGCCTCCCTGGCCTCACAGCAACAGCAGCACCAGCATCAGCAGCAACTGATGTATCAGTcgcagcagcagctggcggccATGGAGGGCCTGTTCCGCACCGGCGGCACGGACCCCGCCGCCGGCAACAACGGGCTGGTCCGGCAGAGCAGCTCCCCCGCCGGGTTCCTCAATCATTTGAACATGGACAACG GATACGGGAACATGCTGCGGGCGggcatgggcggcggcggcgggtacgGGAACGGCGACGCGCGGCTCAGGGGGCAGCTGAGCTTCTCGTCGCGGCAGGGGTCGGTGATGTCGCAGATCTCGGAGATGGCCAGCGAGGAgctcggcggcggcagcgacggcgaggaggccgGCAGCAACGGCGCCGCTGCGCGCGGGTACGGCGGCATCCCCGGGTACCCGACGATGGGCGCCTcccccggtggcggcggcggctgggacgAGCCCTCGCCGTCCCCGTCGCTGTCCCCTGGCGCCATGAAGCGTCCCCGcgacgcccccgccgccgccaagaaCGGCACGTCCAGGCAGCAGCTGAAGCAGCAGTACAGCCTGCCGGCCGGCAGCAAGCCGACGCCGGAGATGGCAGCCATCGAGAAGTTCCTCCAGTTCCAGGACGCCGTGCCCTGCAAGATCCGCGCCAAGCGCGGGTGCGCCACCCACCCCCGCAGCATCGCCGAACGG GTGCGGAGGACGAAGATCAGCGACCGCATACGGAAGCTGCAGGAGCTCGTCCCAAACATGGAGAAG CAAACAAACACGTCCGACATGTTGGATCTGGCtgtcgactacatcaaggagctCCAGATGCAGGTCAAG GTGATGAACGAGGGGCGGACGAGCTGCACCTGCTCGGCGAGCAGGCAGAAGCGCTTCGGCAGCTGA
- the LOC124652795 gene encoding transcription factor bHLH130-like isoform X2, whose amino-acid sequence MSSPGLLRYRSAPSTLLGDVCGDFLPASTGAGAGHSPGSPDHHAADAAFTRFLAAPPRPAAAPANHFSTDTAASLASQQQQHQHQQQLMYQSQQQLAAMEGLFRTGGTDPAAGNNGLVRQSSSPAGFLNHLNMDNGGYGNMLRAGMGGGGGYGNGDARLRGQLSFSSRQGSVMSQISEMASEELGGGSDGEEAGSNGAAARGYGGIPGYPTMGASPGGGGGWDEPSPSPSLSPGAMKRPRDAPAAAKNGTSRQQLKQQYSLPAGSKPTPEMAAIEKFLQFQDAVPCKIRAKRGCATHPRSIAERVRRTKISDRIRKLQELVPNMEKQTNTSDMLDLAVDYIKELQMQVKVMNEGRTSCTCSASRQKRFGS is encoded by the exons ATGAGCTCGCCCGGGCTGCTGCGGTACAGGTCGGCGCCGAGCACCCTGCTCGGCGACGTGTGCGGGGACTTCCTCCCGGCCAGTACTGGCGCCGGCGCGGGGCACAGCCCAGGGAGCCCGGACCACCACGCGGCCGACGCCGCCTTCACCCGCTTCctcgccgccccgccccgccctgcCGCGGCACCGGCCAACCACTTCTCCACTGATACCGCCGCCTCCCTGGCCTCACAGCAACAGCAGCACCAGCATCAGCAGCAACTGATGTATCAGTcgcagcagcagctggcggccATGGAGGGCCTGTTCCGCACCGGCGGCACGGACCCCGCCGCCGGCAACAACGGGCTGGTCCGGCAGAGCAGCTCCCCCGCCGGGTTCCTCAATCATTTGAACATGGACAACG GAGGATACGGGAACATGCTGCGGGCGggcatgggcggcggcggcgggtacgGGAACGGCGACGCGCGGCTCAGGGGGCAGCTGAGCTTCTCGTCGCGGCAGGGGTCGGTGATGTCGCAGATCTCGGAGATGGCCAGCGAGGAgctcggcggcggcagcgacggcgaggaggccgGCAGCAACGGCGCCGCTGCGCGCGGGTACGGCGGCATCCCCGGGTACCCGACGATGGGCGCCTcccccggtggcggcggcggctgggacgAGCCCTCGCCGTCCCCGTCGCTGTCCCCTGGCGCCATGAAGCGTCCCCGcgacgcccccgccgccgccaagaaCGGCACGTCCAGGCAGCAGCTGAAGCAGCAGTACAGCCTGCCGGCCGGCAGCAAGCCGACGCCGGAGATGGCAGCCATCGAGAAGTTCCTCCAGTTCCAGGACGCCGTGCCCTGCAAGATCCGCGCCAAGCGCGGGTGCGCCACCCACCCCCGCAGCATCGCCGAACGG GTGCGGAGGACGAAGATCAGCGACCGCATACGGAAGCTGCAGGAGCTCGTCCCAAACATGGAGAAG CAAACAAACACGTCCGACATGTTGGATCTGGCtgtcgactacatcaaggagctCCAGATGCAGGTCAAG GTGATGAACGAGGGGCGGACGAGCTGCACCTGCTCGGCGAGCAGGCAGAAGCGCTTCGGCAGCTGA